In Pseudovibrio brasiliensis, the following are encoded in one genomic region:
- a CDS encoding ABC transporter ATP-binding protein — MTNFHIPDDALISVEKLQMHFPIKKGFLGRELGAVKAVDDVSFYIRKGETLGIVGESGSGKSTTARALLRAYEPTGGKIRFKDPEGNWHDLTHKSEAEMRKLRQYMQMIFQDPYASLNPRMTLLQLVSEPLVNIGVTNKSELEDRVAELLIKVGLRPENMTRYPHAFSGGQRQRIGIARALALNPTFIAADESVSALDVSIAAQTINLLQDLQEQMGLTYLFITHDLSMVEHISDRIGVMYAGRLVEVADTASFFEQPLHPYSEALLSAIPIPDPKRARAKKRGLVKGEVADPANLPVGCAFASRCPHASELCHMSNPELTETAEGRFVRCHHSADLKLQGANYDQ; from the coding sequence ATATACCTGATGATGCTCTGATCAGCGTTGAAAAGCTGCAGATGCACTTTCCCATCAAAAAGGGTTTTCTGGGCCGTGAGCTGGGGGCTGTTAAAGCCGTTGATGATGTGTCTTTTTACATCAGAAAAGGCGAGACCCTGGGCATTGTGGGTGAAAGTGGTTCCGGTAAGTCTACGACGGCCCGCGCCTTGCTGCGAGCCTACGAGCCAACCGGAGGCAAAATCCGCTTCAAGGATCCTGAAGGCAATTGGCATGACCTGACACACAAGTCTGAAGCTGAAATGCGCAAGTTGCGTCAGTACATGCAGATGATCTTTCAGGATCCTTACGCATCGCTGAATCCGCGTATGACACTGCTGCAGCTGGTCAGCGAGCCACTCGTCAATATTGGCGTCACGAATAAGAGCGAACTGGAAGATCGGGTTGCTGAACTGCTCATCAAAGTGGGCCTGCGTCCAGAAAACATGACCCGTTACCCGCACGCATTCAGTGGTGGTCAGCGACAGCGTATTGGCATTGCCCGTGCCTTGGCGCTGAACCCGACCTTCATTGCAGCGGATGAATCCGTATCCGCGCTGGATGTATCCATCGCCGCGCAAACCATCAACCTGCTGCAGGATCTGCAGGAGCAGATGGGACTGACCTATCTCTTCATCACTCACGATTTGAGTATGGTTGAACACATCAGTGATCGCATCGGCGTGATGTACGCAGGCCGACTGGTGGAAGTGGCAGATACCGCCAGCTTCTTTGAGCAGCCACTGCATCCATATTCAGAAGCTCTGTTGTCCGCGATCCCGATCCCTGATCCAAAACGTGCGCGCGCCAAAAAGCGTGGGCTCGTTAAAGGGGAGGTGGCCGATCCGGCAAACCTGCCAGTGGGCTGCGCATTTGCGAGCCGGTGCCCGCATGCATCCGAGCTCTGCCACATGTCCAATCCGGAATTGACTGAAACAGCAGAAGGCCGGTTCGTCCGCTGCCATCATTCTGCTGACCTGAAGCTACAAGGGGCCAACTATGACCAATAA
- a CDS encoding HAD family hydrolase → MTNKNGSLIALRQGLQETDELNLARKCAPVLRLDRSEPWRPTAIGFTVFAEAGKSPSSKFEIAPKADRVIEYAIFWDYDIQHLYDLEHVWVHLNAEDQVISVEASQHGKRVEMKNDDALPLENGRVTLWAEPGKHAHFASRDAMKEREAHTRYECSLGAGLHGVHMGNPFSQEFGEVSPYEHRLARLQMQRLVLEPSYGETLRWDCVEGDLVPWPRVESWIPERIKHLISDLRETLPHFKAIFLDCGDTLIDEGTEIKREGSDVAYGAELLPHAREALNTLVSRGYRLALVADGPRATFENILGQHDLWDHFETHTISGDVGVLKPDFQMFGTAMTSLGLSEADAPNIVMVGNNLERDIKGANGAGHKSIFHKWTQRRNVVPTDASEEPTRTIASLHELVSCIEQIELSLS, encoded by the coding sequence ATGACCAATAAAAACGGAAGCCTCATTGCCTTGAGGCAGGGTCTTCAGGAAACTGACGAACTCAATCTTGCACGTAAGTGTGCACCTGTCCTGCGACTGGATAGATCCGAACCATGGCGTCCAACCGCGATAGGCTTCACTGTCTTCGCTGAAGCGGGCAAATCTCCAAGCAGCAAGTTTGAAATTGCGCCCAAAGCTGACCGCGTCATCGAATATGCTATCTTCTGGGACTACGACATTCAGCATTTGTACGATCTGGAGCACGTCTGGGTTCATCTGAACGCAGAGGATCAGGTTATCTCTGTTGAAGCATCTCAGCACGGCAAGCGTGTTGAAATGAAAAACGATGATGCTCTGCCGCTTGAAAATGGCCGCGTCACGCTTTGGGCAGAACCCGGTAAACACGCCCATTTTGCATCCCGTGATGCCATGAAAGAACGTGAAGCTCACACCCGTTATGAGTGCTCGTTGGGGGCGGGGTTACATGGTGTTCATATGGGGAATCCATTCTCGCAGGAGTTTGGTGAGGTCTCTCCATATGAACACCGCCTCGCACGCCTGCAAATGCAGCGCTTGGTGCTGGAGCCATCCTACGGTGAAACACTACGCTGGGATTGTGTTGAAGGCGATCTGGTGCCGTGGCCTCGTGTTGAGAGCTGGATTCCGGAGCGTATAAAGCATCTCATCAGCGATCTGCGTGAAACCCTTCCGCATTTCAAAGCCATCTTTCTGGATTGTGGCGACACACTCATTGATGAAGGCACCGAAATCAAAAGGGAAGGCAGCGATGTTGCCTACGGAGCCGAGCTTCTGCCTCATGCCCGTGAAGCGCTGAACACGTTGGTTTCCCGCGGCTACCGTCTTGCCCTCGTGGCAGATGGCCCACGTGCAACCTTCGAGAATATTCTGGGACAGCACGACCTATGGGATCACTTTGAAACCCACACCATTTCAGGTGATGTGGGTGTGCTGAAACCAGATTTTCAAATGTTTGGAACAGCAATGACATCGCTCGGACTGAGTGAAGCTGATGCACCGAACATCGTCATGGTGGGCAACAATCTTGAGCGCGACATCAAAGGCGCAAACGGAGCAGGCCACAAGAGCATCTTCCATAAATGGACGCAGCGTCGCAACGTGGTGCCGACGGATGCCAGCGAAGAGCCAACACGTACCATCGCCTCCCTTCATGAGCTGGTGAGCTGTATCGAGCAGATCGAACTGTCGCTCTCCTGA
- a CDS encoding glycoside hydrolase family 88/105 protein produces MFEASRLEEALALTADGFRSLKGINDAPSELDGDGSIHFDEWDWEVGVGLYGFYKHACKTGDELMKRNLANWYDMQISRGLPPRQINSTAPMLCLALLARETNNERWKQIVTDWAEWLVNDMPKTVDEGFQHLVKERENDGQLWDDTLFMAGLFMGVAGDWLDRPDWVEEAYYQFLVHGRYLSDPVSGLWYHGWTFLGNHNYAQAFWARGNAWITIAVPELFELVGERYGPAARQIKALYRRQVEALLPLQLEDGMWPTLLDQPDSPPETSATAGFAYGLLRGVRTGILPESYLQPALKAASAVLERIDAAGIVQEVSDGTAMGHDFEFYRNIPNTPTPYGQALASLLLIELLAAKEILQDVA; encoded by the coding sequence ATGTTTGAAGCATCCAGACTTGAAGAAGCGCTGGCCCTGACAGCAGATGGATTCCGCAGCCTGAAGGGCATCAATGATGCTCCATCAGAGCTTGATGGCGATGGGTCCATTCATTTCGATGAGTGGGACTGGGAAGTCGGTGTCGGTCTTTACGGCTTTTACAAGCACGCCTGCAAGACGGGCGATGAGCTCATGAAGCGCAACCTCGCCAACTGGTACGACATGCAGATCTCGCGCGGTCTGCCTCCGCGCCAGATCAACTCCACAGCGCCCATGTTGTGCCTGGCCTTGCTGGCGCGGGAAACCAATAACGAGCGCTGGAAGCAGATCGTGACCGACTGGGCCGAATGGCTGGTCAACGACATGCCGAAGACCGTTGATGAAGGCTTCCAGCATCTGGTCAAGGAACGCGAGAACGACGGTCAGCTTTGGGATGACACGCTCTTCATGGCAGGCCTGTTTATGGGTGTGGCCGGGGATTGGTTGGATCGCCCGGACTGGGTGGAAGAAGCCTATTACCAGTTTCTGGTTCATGGCCGGTACCTGTCAGATCCGGTGAGCGGCCTTTGGTATCACGGCTGGACCTTCCTGGGAAACCACAACTACGCGCAAGCCTTCTGGGCCCGCGGCAATGCGTGGATCACCATCGCTGTGCCGGAACTGTTTGAGCTCGTCGGCGAACGCTATGGCCCCGCTGCCCGCCAGATCAAGGCACTGTATCGTCGTCAGGTGGAAGCCTTGCTGCCGCTACAGCTGGAAGATGGTATGTGGCCAACCCTGCTGGATCAGCCAGACTCTCCACCAGAAACCTCCGCAACCGCTGGCTTTGCCTATGGTCTGCTGCGAGGCGTGAGAACGGGTATTCTGCCAGAAAGCTATCTGCAACCAGCGCTCAAAGCTGCTTCTGCCGTGCTGGAGCGGATTGATGCAGCCGGGATTGTTCAGGAAGTCTCTGACGGGACGGCCATGGGGCATGATTTCGAGTTCTACCGGAACATACCGAACACCCCGACACCATACGGGCAGGCTCTGGCAAGCCTTCTTTTGATTGAACTTCTTGCTGCTAAGGAAATTTTGCAAGATGTCGCTTAA
- a CDS encoding glycoside hydrolase family 28 protein produces the protein MSLNTHHVTVTDGEKDITHAVQQAIDAVHAAGGGQVVLPRGQWVSKALKLKSFVDLHLPTGCELSCSTDYEDYEAGKVSVIAEDSDRAFITARDQQGISISGTGTIHGHSDKWCGRDGLFEGTFWPKMLRPRIVVFENCKDISLTGISIVEAPMWTIHLIACHQVKVENLRILNDMRMPNTDGVNFDSCTDASIFNCVIRAADDAVCVKTCRKEDESLNGPAERIIVSNSILSSKSCALKIGTETYQDVRDVLFTTCTITESNRAFGIFSRDGGDIERIRFSNCTVQCEQTPDGFWGSGEAITINALPRVAGDAPGYVRDVAADGITGRAQGAINIVGHETQQIENVTLSNIQLSLEAGKFPDAYYLDLRPSPHDVNLLDNPEQGRRNAWIKNEAGQILGLEPYPNGLPGLWLDQANNITCNDVVIHRPETLPKGWSEQETELGHVTNVCFSKPASSLSAV, from the coding sequence ATGTCGCTTAATACACACCATGTCACTGTCACAGACGGCGAAAAAGACATAACACATGCCGTCCAGCAAGCGATTGACGCAGTTCATGCTGCTGGTGGTGGTCAAGTCGTGCTGCCAAGAGGGCAGTGGGTCTCAAAGGCATTGAAACTCAAATCCTTTGTCGATCTGCATCTGCCAACCGGCTGCGAGCTTTCCTGCTCAACCGACTATGAAGACTATGAAGCTGGCAAAGTCTCCGTCATTGCGGAAGATTCAGACCGCGCCTTCATCACAGCGCGTGACCAGCAAGGCATCTCCATTTCCGGCACTGGAACGATCCACGGCCACAGCGATAAATGGTGCGGTCGTGACGGTCTCTTTGAAGGCACATTCTGGCCGAAGATGCTACGCCCGCGTATTGTCGTCTTCGAGAACTGCAAAGACATCAGCTTAACCGGCATTTCCATTGTGGAAGCGCCCATGTGGACCATCCACCTGATCGCCTGCCATCAGGTGAAGGTGGAAAACCTGCGCATTCTCAATGACATGCGCATGCCAAACACAGACGGCGTAAACTTCGACAGCTGCACCGATGCTTCCATTTTCAACTGCGTGATCCGTGCTGCGGATGATGCGGTCTGCGTGAAAACCTGCCGCAAGGAAGATGAGAGCCTCAACGGTCCGGCTGAACGGATCATTGTCAGCAACTCCATCCTGTCCTCCAAGTCCTGCGCCCTGAAAATCGGCACAGAGACCTATCAGGATGTGCGGGATGTGCTGTTCACCACCTGCACAATCACAGAGTCCAACCGAGCCTTCGGTATCTTCTCCCGTGATGGTGGTGATATCGAACGCATCCGCTTCTCCAACTGCACTGTGCAGTGTGAGCAGACACCGGATGGGTTCTGGGGCAGTGGCGAAGCAATCACCATCAACGCTCTGCCTCGTGTTGCAGGCGATGCGCCAGGTTACGTGCGCGATGTAGCAGCAGACGGCATCACAGGCCGCGCGCAAGGGGCGATCAACATCGTTGGTCATGAAACCCAGCAGATTGAGAATGTCACCCTCAGCAACATCCAGCTTTCATTGGAAGCAGGCAAATTCCCGGATGCTTACTATCTGGACCTGCGCCCAAGCCCGCATGATGTAAACCTGCTCGACAACCCGGAGCAGGGGCGCCGTAACGCGTGGATCAAAAACGAAGCTGGTCAGATCCTCGGCTTGGAGCCATACCCGAACGGATTGCCGGGTCTCTGGCTGGATCAGGCCAACAACATTACGTGCAACGATGTTGTCATCCATCGGCCTGAAACGCTGCCGAAAGGTTGGTCTGAACAGGAGACCGAGCTCGGCCACGTAACCAACGTTTGCTTCAGCAAACCTGCAAGTTCTCTTAGTGCTGTTTAG
- the kduD gene encoding 2-dehydro-3-deoxy-D-gluconate 5-dehydrogenase KduD, translating to MLNQFDLNGKTAIVTGCDTGLGQAMAVGLAKAGCDIVGVNVVEPKDTIAVMAETGRKFFDLRADLSNKEALPGVVADAVAVTGKVDILVNNAGIIRREDALEFSEDDWDAVMNLNIRSLFFLSQLVAKQFVKQGNGGKIINVASMLSYQGGIRVPSYTASKSAVLGLTRALANEWAKHGINVNAIAPGYMATNNTAALRADADRNQAILERIPAERWGEPTDVAGPCVFLASEAASYVNGFTIAVDGGWLAR from the coding sequence ATGCTGAACCAGTTTGATTTGAATGGAAAAACTGCAATCGTAACGGGCTGTGACACTGGTCTGGGTCAGGCGATGGCTGTTGGGCTTGCTAAAGCTGGCTGCGATATCGTTGGCGTCAATGTGGTGGAGCCAAAAGACACCATTGCCGTAATGGCCGAAACAGGCCGCAAGTTTTTCGATCTGCGCGCAGACCTGAGCAACAAAGAGGCTCTTCCGGGTGTGGTTGCCGACGCCGTTGCTGTTACCGGTAAAGTCGATATTCTGGTCAACAATGCTGGCATCATCCGCCGCGAAGACGCGCTGGAGTTCTCTGAGGATGACTGGGATGCGGTGATGAACCTCAACATCCGCTCGCTCTTCTTCCTCTCCCAGCTGGTAGCAAAGCAGTTCGTTAAGCAAGGCAACGGCGGAAAAATCATCAACGTCGCCTCCATGCTTTCCTATCAGGGCGGCATTCGCGTTCCATCTTACACCGCCTCCAAAAGCGCTGTTTTGGGTCTGACCCGCGCGCTGGCGAATGAATGGGCAAAGCATGGCATCAACGTCAACGCAATCGCGCCGGGCTACATGGCAACCAACAACACCGCAGCGCTGCGGGCTGATGCGGATCGCAATCAGGCTATTTTGGAACGCATTCCGGCAGAACGTTGGGGTGAACCAACGGACGTTGCTGGACCATGCGTCTTCCTCGCGTCTGAGGCCGCGTCTTACGTCAACGGCTTCACCATTGCCGTGGATGGCGGCTGGCTCGCCCGCTAA
- the kduI gene encoding 5-dehydro-4-deoxy-D-glucuronate isomerase, which produces MEVRQAIHSEHAKTLDTEGLRREFLIESIFAADEITMTYSHVDRIIVGGVMPVNTEVVLEADYGKKLGVSYFLERREIGFINVGGPSVITVDGESYEVAQEEALYVGMGAKDVSFKSVDKQNPAKLYYNCAPAHKTYPNKKVTLAEASPVTLGDAENCNERTINKYFVPDVLPTCQLLMGMTKLHQGSIWNTMPAHTHDRRMEVYFYFNMNDDAAVVHIMGEPQETRHLFVHNEQAVISPSWSIHSGVGTQSYTFIWGMTGENQEFTDMDHIAVPDLK; this is translated from the coding sequence ATGGAAGTCAGACAGGCAATTCACAGCGAGCACGCCAAGACACTGGACACAGAAGGCCTGCGCCGCGAATTCCTCATCGAAAGCATCTTTGCTGCCGATGAAATCACTATGACCTACAGCCACGTAGACCGCATCATTGTCGGCGGAGTCATGCCGGTGAACACGGAAGTCGTGCTGGAAGCAGACTACGGCAAGAAACTGGGCGTTTCCTACTTCCTGGAACGCCGCGAAATCGGTTTCATCAACGTAGGCGGCCCTTCTGTCATCACCGTTGATGGTGAAAGCTATGAAGTAGCTCAGGAAGAAGCGCTTTACGTCGGCATGGGTGCGAAAGACGTCTCTTTCAAGAGCGTCGATAAGCAGAACCCGGCCAAGCTGTACTACAACTGCGCTCCGGCTCACAAAACCTACCCGAACAAGAAGGTAACGCTGGCAGAAGCTTCTCCAGTCACTCTGGGCGATGCTGAAAACTGCAATGAACGCACCATCAACAAGTACTTCGTGCCAGATGTGCTGCCAACCTGTCAGCTGCTCATGGGCATGACCAAGCTGCATCAGGGGTCCATCTGGAACACCATGCCAGCCCACACCCATGATCGCCGTATGGAAGTGTATTTCTACTTCAACATGAACGACGATGCCGCTGTGGTGCACATAATGGGAGAACCGCAGGAAACCCGTCACCTGTTCGTTCACAATGAGCAGGCCGTGATTTCTCCAAGCTGGTCCATCCATAGCGGTGTTGGTACCCAGTCTTACACCTTCATCTGGGGCATGACCGGTGAAAATCAGGAGTTCACCGACATGGATCACATCGCGGTTCCTGACCTGAAATAA
- the rbsD gene encoding D-ribose pyranase produces MKKGVLLNAPVSSIISHMGHGDGLCVGDAGLPISKDVERIDLAITKGLPGMLETASAITAEMQVERVVIAEELIEQQPAYHLRLRSLIAEIAKCQGTNVETTTVSHEEFKALTGKCRAVVRTGECTPYANVIFYSGVTF; encoded by the coding sequence ATGAAGAAGGGCGTACTTTTAAACGCTCCGGTCTCTAGCATTATCTCTCATATGGGCCATGGGGATGGTCTTTGTGTGGGAGATGCCGGGCTCCCAATTTCCAAGGATGTCGAGCGTATCGACCTTGCAATTACAAAGGGCCTGCCGGGCATGCTGGAAACAGCAAGCGCGATCACAGCTGAAATGCAGGTGGAGCGGGTTGTTATTGCTGAAGAGCTGATCGAACAGCAGCCAGCCTATCATTTGCGTTTGCGCTCACTGATTGCCGAAATTGCAAAATGTCAGGGCACCAACGTAGAGACCACAACTGTCTCTCATGAAGAATTTAAGGCATTAACGGGCAAATGCCGAGCCGTGGTGCGCACGGGAGAATGCACACCCTACGCCAATGTGATTTTCTATTCAGGCGTGACGTTCTGA
- a CDS encoding sugar ABC transporter ATP-binding protein, with protein MTTLLQLQGIEKSFSGINVLKSVDLTIRAGRVVALAGENGAGKSTLMKIISGIYQRDAGKVVYKGKEVEFTTARQSMDAGIGIIHQELNLLPELSVAENIYLGREPTKLGKIQWDEIERESKKYLAQLKQDIDPKTPLGKLSIAQQQMVEIAKALSLNAEVIIMDEPTDALTDIETAILFEVVDELRAQGKGLVFISHRLGEIFQMCDDIAILRDGEMVHQGPVSEITEDDLIRHMVGRELSDQYPFVPAVPGDVRIEVEKLTAHGAKEISFTAHAGEVVGFAGLVGAGRTELAKAIFGANPIKSGAVKIDGKEIRLRSPQDGVKAQIGYVTEDRKQEGLVQSQELGTNMSLTGLDRFCNAFGFVNKASEAVTISEYIEAFAIKTRDANTIISNLSGGNQQKVSIAKSLVPEPKVLILDEPTRGVDVGAKREIYTLINKLKAEGLCILLISSDMPELLGISDRILVLSSGKLTGSFARDEATQENIMRCAVAGQTNG; from the coding sequence GTGACAACCCTTCTTCAACTTCAGGGAATTGAAAAATCCTTCTCCGGGATCAACGTGCTCAAATCCGTTGATCTGACCATCCGTGCCGGGCGTGTTGTGGCTCTGGCCGGTGAAAACGGAGCCGGCAAATCAACCCTGATGAAAATCATATCGGGCATCTATCAGCGCGATGCGGGTAAAGTGGTCTACAAGGGCAAGGAAGTAGAGTTCACCACCGCGCGTCAGTCCATGGATGCCGGAATTGGCATTATCCACCAAGAACTTAATCTGCTTCCTGAACTCTCCGTCGCTGAGAACATATATCTGGGTCGCGAACCGACCAAACTTGGCAAAATCCAGTGGGATGAGATTGAGCGGGAAAGCAAAAAATACCTTGCGCAGCTGAAGCAAGATATTGATCCTAAAACCCCTCTGGGCAAGCTTTCCATCGCACAGCAGCAAATGGTTGAGATCGCAAAAGCGCTCTCGCTGAATGCTGAAGTGATCATCATGGATGAGCCGACCGATGCGCTCACCGATATTGAGACTGCAATCCTGTTCGAAGTCGTCGATGAGCTGCGCGCACAAGGCAAAGGCCTCGTCTTCATCTCACACCGTCTGGGCGAAATCTTCCAGATGTGTGACGACATCGCAATTCTGCGCGACGGTGAAATGGTCCATCAGGGCCCGGTCTCTGAAATCACAGAGGACGACCTGATCCGCCACATGGTGGGCCGCGAACTTTCTGATCAGTACCCATTTGTGCCAGCTGTTCCGGGCGATGTGCGCATCGAAGTTGAAAAGCTCACCGCACACGGCGCCAAGGAAATCTCCTTCACTGCCCATGCTGGTGAAGTGGTTGGTTTTGCTGGCCTCGTTGGGGCAGGGCGAACAGAGCTGGCAAAGGCCATCTTTGGCGCCAACCCAATCAAAAGCGGTGCAGTCAAAATCGACGGCAAGGAGATCCGCCTCAGATCTCCGCAGGATGGCGTGAAAGCGCAGATCGGCTACGTCACCGAAGACCGTAAGCAGGAAGGCCTTGTTCAGTCTCAGGAGCTGGGCACCAACATGTCCCTCACAGGACTGGACCGTTTCTGCAATGCGTTTGGTTTCGTCAACAAAGCCTCTGAAGCGGTCACCATCAGCGAGTACATCGAAGCCTTCGCCATCAAGACCAGGGATGCAAACACCATCATCTCCAATCTGTCCGGTGGCAACCAGCAAAAGGTCTCCATCGCCAAGTCACTGGTGCCGGAGCCAAAGGTTCTCATCCTTGATGAACCAACACGTGGGGTGGATGTTGGCGCAAAACGCGAAATCTACACGCTGATCAACAAGCTGAAGGCAGAGGGTCTTTGCATCCTGCTGATCTCCTCCGACATGCCAGAGCTTCTGGGCATCTCTGATCGCATCCTCGTCTTGTCCAGCGGCAAGCTGACCGGATCGTTCGCGCGAGACGAAGCCACACAAGAAAACATAATGCGCTGCGCCGTTGCAGGCCAAACAAACGGGTAA
- the rbsC gene encoding ribose ABC transporter permease codes for MKLNDFISENKSLIGLIILMAAVSFANANFLGVDNMLNILRQTSINAVIAMGMTFVILTAGIDLAVGSILAFAGAICASLIGMDTPLVIALFITIMVGAGLGATSGVIISYFNVQPFIATLVGMTMIRGATLVYTQGRPISTGYFDVAESFYQFGGGYIFGIPNPVILMVLIFAICWFILSQTRFGRYVYAIGGNENVARLSGINVKKVKILVYALSGALAALAGIILTARLESAQPTAGLGYELDAIAAVVLGGTSLAGGKGRIFGTIIGALIIGVLNNALNIMDVSSYYQMIAKGAVILLAVVVDSRGKSNA; via the coding sequence ATGAAGCTCAACGACTTTATCAGTGAAAATAAGTCTCTGATTGGCCTGATTATCCTGATGGCCGCAGTGTCCTTCGCCAACGCCAACTTCCTCGGCGTTGACAACATGCTCAACATCCTGCGTCAGACCTCGATCAACGCCGTCATTGCCATGGGCATGACCTTCGTGATCCTGACAGCAGGCATCGATCTGGCGGTCGGGTCCATTCTGGCCTTCGCAGGCGCCATCTGCGCAAGCCTGATCGGCATGGACACACCGCTTGTCATCGCGTTGTTCATCACCATCATGGTGGGCGCAGGCCTCGGTGCCACCAGTGGTGTGATCATCAGCTACTTCAACGTCCAGCCATTCATCGCAACTCTGGTCGGCATGACTATGATCCGCGGTGCGACGCTGGTCTACACGCAAGGTCGCCCGATCTCCACCGGTTACTTCGATGTGGCTGAAAGCTTCTACCAGTTTGGTGGTGGTTACATCTTCGGTATTCCGAACCCGGTGATCCTGATGGTCCTCATCTTCGCGATCTGCTGGTTCATCCTCAGTCAGACCCGTTTCGGTCGTTACGTTTACGCCATTGGCGGCAATGAGAACGTGGCGCGCCTGTCTGGCATCAACGTCAAAAAAGTCAAAATTCTTGTCTACGCCCTCAGCGGTGCGCTCGCAGCACTGGCAGGCATCATCCTGACAGCACGTCTTGAATCTGCACAGCCAACAGCTGGTCTTGGTTACGAGCTCGACGCGATTGCAGCCGTGGTTCTTGGTGGCACCAGCCTCGCTGGCGGCAAAGGCCGGATCTTCGGCACCATTATTGGTGCCCTTATCATCGGTGTGTTGAATAACGCACTGAATATTATGGATGTTTCATCCTACTACCAGATGATCGCAAAAGGTGCGGTTATCCTTCTGGCGGTTGTCGTCGACAGCCGTGGCAAATCAAACGCGTGA
- the rbsB gene encoding ribose ABC transporter substrate-binding protein RbsB, which yields MKKLVSLAAGAALLLGSTAVSMAQDTLALVVSTLNNPFFVTLKEGAEARANELGYKIVVLDSQNDPAKELANVEDVLSKNVALLMINPTDSDAVSSSIRAANRKDVPVVTLDRGAARGKVVSHVASDNILGGEMAGELIVETLRGSGKIVELEGVPGTSAARDRGTGFKKAMHGASGIELVAVQPADFDRTKGLNVMENILQAQPEIDAVFAHNDEMALGAIKAIEAANRDIIVVGFDGTDDGVKAVEEGAMLATVAQQAGMIGSIGVDTADKVLKGEKVDAYTPVALKLVTK from the coding sequence ATGAAAAAACTAGTGAGTTTGGCAGCAGGTGCTGCTCTTCTTCTCGGCTCCACAGCAGTTTCTATGGCACAGGACACATTGGCTCTGGTCGTGTCCACACTGAACAATCCGTTCTTTGTGACCCTGAAAGAAGGTGCAGAAGCTCGCGCAAATGAGCTTGGCTACAAAATCGTTGTTCTCGACAGCCAGAACGATCCGGCTAAAGAGCTGGCAAACGTGGAAGACGTTCTCAGCAAAAACGTTGCTCTGCTGATGATCAACCCAACTGACTCTGACGCAGTTTCCAGCTCCATCCGCGCTGCAAACCGCAAGGACGTTCCGGTTGTTACGCTCGACCGTGGTGCTGCACGCGGCAAAGTGGTTTCCCACGTTGCGTCTGACAACATCCTCGGCGGTGAAATGGCTGGTGAGCTGATCGTTGAAACTCTGCGCGGCAGCGGCAAAATCGTTGAGCTGGAAGGTGTTCCAGGCACTTCTGCAGCACGTGACCGTGGCACAGGCTTCAAAAAAGCAATGCACGGCGCATCCGGCATCGAACTGGTTGCAGTTCAGCCAGCTGACTTTGACCGCACCAAAGGCCTGAACGTGATGGAAAACATCCTGCAGGCACAGCCAGAAATCGATGCAGTGTTCGCACACAACGATGAAATGGCTCTGGGCGCAATCAAGGCAATTGAAGCTGCAAACCGCGACATCATTGTCGTTGGCTTCGACGGCACCGATGACGGCGTAAAAGCTGTTGAAGAAGGCGCAATGCTGGCAACTGTTGCTCAGCAGGCTGGCATGATCGGTTCCATCGGCGTAGACACTGCGGATAAAGTCCTTAAAGGTGAAAAAGTCGACGCGTACACTCCAGTTGCGCTGAAACTTGTAACCAAGTAA